The proteins below are encoded in one region of Ornithinimicrobium avium:
- a CDS encoding corrinoid protein — translation MTPDEILQGLYDNTLVGNGPAVLDLTDQGLSAGMQPGTLLFDALIPALEEVGARFERGDFFVPEMLIAGKAMAGSMEVLRPLLADTGVETVGKFVMGTVKGDVHDIGKNLVNIMLEGAGFEVIDLGVQVAPETFLAAIEKHQPDIVGFSAFLTTTMPMFKANMNALEKSGMRGDVLVMVGGAPVTQEYADVVGADGYAADASAAVKKAKALMRAKRAPVPA, via the coding sequence ATGACGCCGGATGAGATCCTCCAGGGTCTGTACGACAACACCCTCGTCGGGAACGGCCCCGCCGTCCTCGACCTGACCGACCAGGGCCTGAGCGCCGGGATGCAGCCCGGCACGCTGCTCTTCGACGCCCTCATCCCCGCGCTCGAGGAGGTCGGGGCCCGCTTCGAGCGGGGCGACTTCTTCGTCCCCGAGATGCTCATCGCCGGCAAGGCGATGGCCGGCTCGATGGAGGTGCTCCGGCCGCTGCTGGCCGACACCGGCGTGGAGACCGTGGGCAAGTTCGTCATGGGCACCGTGAAGGGTGACGTGCACGACATCGGAAAGAACCTGGTCAACATCATGCTCGAGGGCGCCGGGTTCGAGGTGATCGACCTCGGCGTGCAGGTGGCGCCGGAGACCTTCCTGGCGGCCATCGAGAAGCACCAGCCCGACATCGTCGGGTTCTCCGCCTTCCTCACCACCACCATGCCGATGTTCAAGGCCAACATGAACGCCCTGGAGAAGTCCGGGATGCGCGGCGACGTCCTGGTCATGGTCGGCGGCGCCCCCGTGACCCAGGAGTACGCCGACGTGGTCGGTGCCGACGGCTACGCCGCCGACGCCTCGGCCGCGGTCAAGAAGGCCAAGGCGCTCATGCGGGCCAAGAGGGCTCCGGTGCCCGCATGA